A region from the bacterium genome encodes:
- a CDS encoding GspE/PulE family protein → MPKKKETKLGKMLLEAGLLTEDQAKRLETEYQQTNKSLLTILKQEVNLETIKELLTYRISVPFLREKTEVLQKSLVEEGVFTEAELEEILVQYKPKETDLGTALVEAGFITEDQLKTAQERQKTTGFPLERILINLQYVTPKNISDIIRYQQEANQDKIIGRILIQRGLMSEKEFATALEKKKKERIPLGKVLVDGGFLTLEQVKETFDKYLEVPYIDLTTETISTEIAHLLPEPFIREHHVLPVKRDKQQLWVAMLDPLDISTIDDMALLTGCQIVPMLVEEGPLKMMTDKLFPTEEQVSRLAGSEPGEVKPAESEKQVQPTTIKGPGPIIGKDQLMQQIDSVSIIGLVNSIIETAIRSRATDIHLEPQVPKMRIRYRIDGMLHDVMTLGEDQQLPVQSRIKVLANMDITERRRPQDGHITYRMNQKDYDIRVATLPTHFGEKIVLRLLDESQVLKGLPQLGFEPEDLETVRKLIHRPYGMILVTGPIGSGKTTTLYSALNEVNVLTANIVTIEDPIEYQLPGINQVQVDPKVDLTFASGLRAILRQDANILMVGEIRDAETAAIAVRAALTGHLLFATLHTNDAPSAVTTLIHLGVKPFLIASSVIGVIAQRLVRTICPHCKEEYEPDAALKEELGLSAKEKVKLFRGKGCEACFRTGYIGRTGVFEVLKMTDTLRGMITEGESEVNIKKTAIAEGMNTIRESCIKKVLAGITSVDELIRTVYL, encoded by the coding sequence ATGCCGAAAAAGAAAGAAACAAAATTAGGGAAAATGTTACTTGAAGCCGGGCTATTAACTGAAGACCAGGCGAAACGGCTCGAAACAGAATATCAGCAGACGAATAAATCGTTGTTAACGATTCTTAAACAAGAAGTTAACCTTGAAACCATTAAAGAATTGTTAACCTACCGTATCTCGGTTCCATTTCTCCGCGAAAAAACGGAAGTGCTACAGAAATCGCTGGTTGAAGAAGGGGTATTTACGGAAGCGGAATTAGAAGAGATCCTTGTTCAATATAAGCCGAAAGAGACGGATTTAGGTACCGCACTGGTTGAAGCAGGATTTATAACCGAAGACCAACTTAAAACCGCTCAGGAACGACAAAAGACCACTGGATTTCCGCTCGAACGAATCCTGATAAATCTGCAATATGTAACGCCGAAAAATATCAGCGATATTATTCGATATCAGCAAGAAGCGAACCAGGATAAAATTATCGGTAGAATTTTGATTCAACGCGGATTAATGTCAGAAAAAGAGTTTGCTACCGCATTAGAGAAGAAAAAGAAAGAGCGGATTCCACTAGGGAAAGTGCTGGTTGACGGTGGATTTCTCACTCTCGAACAGGTTAAAGAAACATTCGATAAGTATCTGGAAGTACCATATATAGATTTAACTACCGAAACTATATCTACTGAAATAGCGCATTTATTACCGGAACCATTTATTCGGGAACATCATGTACTCCCGGTGAAACGAGATAAACAACAGTTATGGGTAGCGATGCTAGATCCCTTAGATATCTCAACGATTGACGATATGGCATTATTAACCGGGTGCCAGATTGTTCCAATGTTAGTTGAGGAAGGACCATTAAAAATGATGACGGATAAACTATTCCCTACCGAAGAACAAGTTTCTCGTTTGGCGGGATCAGAACCCGGTGAAGTTAAACCAGCTGAATCTGAGAAACAGGTACAACCGACCACAATAAAAGGACCAGGTCCGATTATTGGAAAAGACCAGCTGATGCAACAAATTGATAGCGTATCGATAATTGGTTTAGTCAATTCAATTATTGAAACTGCGATACGTTCACGAGCAACTGATATCCATCTTGAACCGCAGGTGCCGAAAATGCGCATTCGGTACCGGATTGACGGGATGCTCCATGATGTTATGACGTTAGGTGAAGACCAACAGTTACCAGTTCAATCCAGAATAAAAGTTCTTGCGAATATGGATATTACCGAACGACGTCGACCGCAGGATGGACATATTACCTACCGAATGAACCAGAAAGATTATGATATCCGAGTTGCTACTTTACCGACCCATTTCGGTGAAAAAATTGTGCTACGGCTCCTAGACGAATCGCAGGTGTTGAAAGGATTACCCCAACTAGGATTTGAACCGGAAGATTTAGAAACCGTCCGCAAACTAATTCATCGGCCGTATGGGATGATTCTGGTTACCGGTCCTATTGGCAGCGGGAAAACAACTACGTTATACTCTGCATTAAATGAAGTAAACGTTTTAACCGCAAATATTGTTACTATTGAAGACCCGATTGAATACCAGCTTCCGGGAATTAACCAGGTTCAGGTTGACCCCAAAGTAGATTTAACTTTTGCGAGCGGTTTACGCGCTATCCTTCGTCAAGATGCCAATATCCTGATGGTCGGTGAAATCCGCGACGCGGAAACAGCAGCAATTGCGGTTCGTGCTGCGTTAACTGGTCATTTACTTTTTGCAACACTTCATACCAACGATGCACCGAGTGCCGTAACGACGTTAATTCATCTTGGGGTTAAACCGTTCTTGATCGCCAGTTCGGTCATTGGGGTTATTGCCCAACGTTTAGTTAGAACCATTTGTCCACATTGTAAAGAAGAATATGAACCGGATGCGGCTTTAAAAGAAGAACTCGGCTTGAGCGCAAAAGAAAAAGTAAAATTGTTCCGTGGAAAAGGATGTGAAGCTTGTTTCCGGACTGGATATATCGGACGAACCGGGGTGTTCGAAGTATTGAAAATGACGGATACACTTCGCGGTATGATTACCGAAGGTGAATCAGAAGTTAACATTAAGAAAACTGCGATTGCTGAAGGGATGAACACTATTCGCGAAAGTTGTATTAAAAAAGTTCTTGCTGGAATAACGTCGGTAGATGAACTTATTCGAACGGTATATTTATAA
- a CDS encoding type II secretion system F family protein: MAGKPKKKSLLKINIPRPISQKDIAVFSRSLSLLIDVGVPLLRSLRILSERTNNPRLAKIVKEIADHVEGGGSLSGGLAKYPRIFRPLIISLIRVGETGGVLESSLRRIAEMLENRIALTSKIRSAMMYPTVAITASLGVVIFLLTYVIPIFVPLFQKKTQGQVNLPLPTQIILTTSDFLRNQWAIYVPLLIIIIIALIIYGRTASGKLLYDRIRLRVWLIGPIFTKLVIARFARTLATLLRSGIGLLEGLQIAKDSVGSPNVAEALEKTRAGIEAGGRMEDQLRDSIFFPGLAVDLIAVGEQAGQLETVLQRLAESYEQELDDLIHGMTSVIEPILIVFVGGIVLFIALSVFLPYFSLVKIIQ; the protein is encoded by the coding sequence ATGGCGGGAAAACCGAAAAAGAAAAGTTTATTAAAAATTAATATTCCTCGTCCGATATCACAGAAGGATATAGCGGTTTTTTCGCGGTCATTATCGCTCTTGATTGATGTCGGGGTTCCGTTATTGCGGAGTTTACGAATACTTTCCGAACGAACGAATAATCCGCGGTTAGCGAAAATTGTTAAAGAAATCGCTGACCATGTTGAAGGAGGTGGGAGTTTATCCGGCGGATTAGCGAAATATCCGCGGATATTCAGGCCGTTAATCATCAGTTTGATTCGGGTTGGAGAAACCGGCGGTGTTTTAGAAAGTTCATTACGGCGTATTGCAGAAATGCTGGAGAATCGCATTGCATTAACCAGTAAAATACGGTCTGCGATGATGTATCCTACAGTGGCAATAACGGCTTCTCTTGGTGTAGTCATATTTCTGTTAACCTACGTTATTCCGATATTCGTCCCGTTGTTTCAGAAAAAAACACAAGGACAAGTTAACCTACCGTTACCGACCCAGATTATTCTTACGACATCAGATTTCCTCCGAAATCAATGGGCGATTTATGTGCCTTTATTGATCATCATCATTATCGCCTTGATTATTTACGGAAGAACTGCTTCCGGAAAATTATTATACGATCGAATTCGATTACGGGTTTGGTTAATTGGTCCGATATTTACCAAACTGGTTATCGCACGATTTGCCAGAACGTTAGCAACATTACTCCGCTCAGGAATCGGTTTATTGGAAGGATTACAGATAGCGAAAGATTCGGTTGGTAGTCCGAACGTTGCGGAAGCGCTTGAAAAAACCCGGGCAGGAATCGAAGCTGGCGGACGGATGGAAGACCAGTTACGAGATTCAATTTTCTTTCCGGGATTAGCGGTAGATTTAATTGCGGTCGGTGAACAAGCCGGTCAACTCGAGACGGTACTCCAGCGTCTAGCAGAATCGTATGAACAGGAACTGGATGACCTGATTCACGGAATGACGTCAGTAATCGAACCGATTTTGATTGTTTTTGTCGGTGGTATTGTTTTATTTATCGCTTTATCTGTTTTCCTACCCTATTTCTCACTGGTTAAAATTATCCAGTAA
- a CDS encoding RNA polymerase sigma factor, which translates to MDSDDTLLLTQSAAGNESAFETLVIRYQKTVYFAAYRLIHNHADADDILQETFIRLYTTLQQGKTIENLIGWLYRTAVNLAIDKLRQRTRLKETTIESATSESTESIHIEVPDNRTLAPDEIAIGNERRTIIRRAIDSLPLQERTITILHDLEGLKIKEIAEILDCADGTVKSTLFHAHRRLRQKLLPLMLELRGEAGAKVEVSDSKLRYTSGLEQKKEQLATVKR; encoded by the coding sequence ATGGATTCAGATGATACATTATTATTAACCCAGTCCGCTGCTGGAAATGAATCTGCGTTTGAAACCTTGGTAATCCGATATCAGAAAACTGTTTATTTCGCTGCATATCGGCTGATCCATAATCACGCTGATGCCGATGATATCCTACAAGAAACATTTATTCGTCTCTATACGACGCTGCAACAGGGGAAAACTATCGAAAATCTTATCGGCTGGCTCTATCGAACTGCGGTGAATCTTGCTATCGATAAACTTCGGCAACGAACCCGGTTAAAAGAGACCACAATTGAATCCGCTACGTCGGAATCGACTGAATCTATCCATATCGAAGTACCGGATAACCGAACTCTAGCGCCAGATGAAATAGCGATTGGGAATGAGCGCAGAACGATTATCCGTCGTGCGATAGATTCGCTCCCGCTACAGGAGAGAACCATAACCATTCTCCATGATTTAGAAGGTTTGAAAATTAAAGAGATTGCTGAAATCCTCGATTGTGCTGACGGAACCGTTAAATCGACTCTTTTCCATGCGCATCGCCGGCTCCGGCAAAAACTGCTCCCATTGATGCTTGAACTCCGTGGGGAAGCTGGAGCGAAAGTTGAGGTATCAGATTCAAAATTGCGCTATACTTCCGGATTAGAACAGAAGAAGGAACAGCTCGCAACGGTTAAGCGATAA